One Phycisphaera mikurensis NBRC 102666 DNA window includes the following coding sequences:
- the accC gene encoding acetyl-CoA carboxylase biotin carboxylase subunit, with product MPFSRILIANRGEIALRIIRAAHELGMEAVAVFSTADADSKHVRAADRAVCIGPPAPAQSYLNIPRLIAAAEVCNVDAIHPGYGFLAENAHFADVCRSSNIEFIGPSVEAMNTLGDKVACKQLAIASKVPTSPGSKGAVEDEGEALKMAKEIGYPVMVKASAGGGGRGMRVAHNDGALRAGLKAASQEAEAAFGDGTVYLEKFIDNARHVEVQVIGDTQGSVCHLWERDCTMQRRKQKLIEEAPCPVLTRSEAEKLCLSAARLAKAAKYHAAGTVEFLMDAKKNFYLMEVNTRVQVEHPVTEMVTGVDIVKTTIQVAQGDPLPFRQKDVKLSGHAIEVRINAEDPERNFAPSAGLIQAFNPPGGLGVRLDTHAHAGYRIPPHYDSMIGKLIVHRPDREQAIRALVTALREFEIAPTKTTIPLHLRLMKNGNFRRSEVDINFVERLLGM from the coding sequence TTGCCCTTCTCCCGCATCCTCATCGCCAACCGGGGCGAGATCGCCCTCCGGATCATCCGCGCCGCCCACGAGCTGGGCATGGAGGCGGTGGCGGTGTTCTCCACCGCCGACGCCGACAGCAAGCACGTCCGGGCCGCGGACCGGGCGGTGTGCATCGGGCCGCCGGCGCCCGCCCAGAGCTACCTCAACATCCCCCGGCTGATCGCGGCCGCCGAGGTGTGCAACGTCGACGCGATCCACCCGGGCTACGGCTTCCTCGCCGAGAACGCCCACTTCGCGGACGTGTGCCGCAGCAGCAACATCGAGTTCATCGGGCCCAGCGTCGAGGCCATGAACACCCTGGGCGACAAGGTCGCCTGCAAGCAGCTGGCCATCGCCAGCAAGGTGCCCACCTCGCCGGGCTCCAAGGGCGCGGTGGAGGACGAGGGCGAAGCCCTCAAGATGGCCAAGGAGATCGGCTACCCGGTCATGGTCAAGGCCTCCGCGGGCGGCGGCGGCCGGGGCATGCGGGTGGCCCACAACGACGGGGCGCTGCGGGCGGGGCTCAAGGCCGCGAGCCAGGAGGCCGAGGCGGCCTTCGGGGACGGGACGGTCTACCTGGAGAAGTTCATCGACAACGCCCGCCACGTGGAGGTGCAGGTCATCGGCGACACCCAGGGCAGCGTCTGCCACCTCTGGGAACGCGATTGCACGATGCAGCGGCGCAAGCAGAAGCTCATCGAGGAGGCGCCCTGCCCGGTGCTCACCCGCAGCGAGGCGGAGAAGCTGTGCCTCTCCGCGGCCCGGCTGGCCAAGGCGGCGAAGTACCACGCGGCGGGGACGGTCGAGTTCCTGATGGACGCGAAGAAGAACTTCTACCTCATGGAGGTCAACACCCGGGTGCAGGTGGAGCACCCGGTCACCGAGATGGTCACGGGGGTGGACATCGTGAAGACGACGATCCAGGTGGCCCAGGGGGACCCGCTGCCCTTCCGGCAGAAGGACGTGAAGCTCAGCGGCCACGCGATCGAGGTGCGGATCAACGCGGAGGACCCGGAGCGGAACTTCGCGCCCTCGGCGGGGCTCATCCAGGCCTTCAACCCGCCCGGCGGTCTGGGCGTGCGGCTGGACACCCACGCCCACGCGGGCTACCGGATCCCGCCCCACTACGACTCGATGATCGGCAAGCTGATCGTCCACCGGCCCGACCGCGAGCAGGCGATCCGGGCGCTGGTCACGGCGCTGCGGGAGTTCGAGATCGCTCCGACGAAGACGACCATCCCGCTGCACCTGCGGCTGATGAAGAACGGGAACTTCCGGCGGAGCGAGGTGGACATCAACTTTGTGGAGAGGTTGCTGGGGATGTGA
- the accB gene encoding acetyl-CoA carboxylase biotin carboxyl carrier protein has product MTDLKILRQLIKMMVDNGLSEVDLEDQGEKIKLKRGGGGEVVQHVPAPPPAASAATGAGAAAAAPAASGPAADDDAEGTPVVSPMVGSFYAASSPDADDFVKVGDRVTPDTVVCIIEAMKVFNEIKAEASGTVAEIKVSNGDAVEFGQVLFVLK; this is encoded by the coding sequence ATGACAGACCTCAAGATCCTGCGGCAGCTCATCAAGATGATGGTCGACAACGGCCTCTCGGAGGTGGACCTGGAGGACCAGGGCGAGAAGATCAAGCTGAAGCGGGGAGGCGGCGGCGAGGTCGTTCAGCACGTGCCGGCTCCCCCGCCCGCGGCGTCCGCGGCGACGGGTGCGGGCGCCGCGGCGGCGGCCCCCGCCGCCTCCGGCCCCGCCGCGGACGACGACGCGGAGGGAACCCCGGTGGTCTCGCCGATGGTCGGCAGCTTCTACGCGGCCAGCAGCCCCGACGCGGACGACTTCGTGAAGGTGGGCGATCGGGTGACGCCCGACACGGTGGTCTGCATCATCGAGGCGATGAAGGTCTTCAACGAGATCAAGGCGGAGGCCAGCGGGACGGTGGCGGAGATCAAGGTGAGCAACGGGGATGCGGTGGAGTTCGGGCAGGTGTTGTTCGTGTTGAAGTGA